The genomic stretch CGAGTCATCATTCCGGCCGCCGCGCTCTTCGGCGGCGCGCTGATGAGCCTCGCCTGGCTCTCCCCTCATCTCGGACATCTCTATGTCGTCTTCGCCGTGATAGGGATGCTCAGTGGGGGATCGGCTCACGTCCCATATGCGCGGGTGATCTCAAACTGGTTCGATCGGAGGCGAGGCCTGGCTTTAGGGCTCTCTATGGCGGGGCTAGGGATAGGGACGACCTTCATGCCTTTCCTCGCTCATCTCCTGATCCAACACTTGGGATGGCGTGCCGCCTATGCCCTCTTGGGGAGCCTTCCAATTCTCGCCGTCGTCCCGATCGCGGGACTCTTGCTTAAGGAGAAACCTGAGGACCTAGGGCTTTGGCCAGATGGGGTTGGGGGGAACGAAGGAGACCGTCGGTTCGGGGCAGAAGTCCCTTCGTCATCGGGAGCGCCTTCGGGATTGAGCCCATCCGAAGCGCTGCGGACGCGAACCTTTTGGATTATGGGCATGGCTTTCTTTCTCATGTCCCTCTGCGCGATCGGGATCATGATTCACCTTGTTCCACTGCTTGTGGATCGGGGTCTATCGGCCGAACGGGCTGCCTTGGCTATGTCTATCTTCGGCGCCGCCCTTCTCATGGGACGAGTCATCTGCGGCGTCTTGTTGGATCGGTTCTTCGCTCCTTTTGTCGCGGTCGCCTTTTTCAGCCTCGCCGGAGTAGGCATTCTGCTCTTGTGGTTAGGAGTAGGGGGCATCATCGCCTTCGTCGCGGCGTTCTTAATCGGACTCACAATGGGAGCGGAAATAGACATCATCGCCTACCTGGTGAGCCGATATTTCGGCCTCTGCTCCTTTGGGGAGATCTATGGATACAGTCTCTCCCTGTATCTTCTCGGAGGCATAGTCGGCCCCTTTCTCATGGGCGTGGGTTTTGAGAAGCTTGGATCCTATCGGGAAATCTTGCTCGTTTTGTTCTTGATGACTCTCATAGCCTCCGGACTCCTGACCCGTTTGGGAACATATCATGCGGAACCTGCATGGGGACGAGCAGCTCGCGCATAGGCTCTGGCGCGTTGAGGAGAGACATGGAACGAGCTCATATGAATATGTTCCTCCATCAGTTCGGGGAGAGCGTTCGCGGATTCTTCCGCACGCAACAGCGTTCGCAGCTCCTCTCGCCACTCTTTCATCTCCCCGGGCGATTGATTTTAGGGAGCTACTGCTATCATGAGCACTTGGTAGCATTGCTCGGGCAAGTCGTCGAACGACTGTCTCCAGAAGCGCTGGCGCATCGGGTGAAGCGACTTGGCGCGCGGCCCAATGAGATCCACATCAATTCGCTGCTGCTCGGGTACCTGAACGGCCGCGAGCAAAAGCGA from Blastocatellia bacterium encodes the following:
- a CDS encoding MFS transporter, encoding MAAIFYGWVIVLVAAISYLFSFGPLVGVTFGIFLNALADEFNWNRAEIAAAYSISLSAMTVCSPVVGKLVDRWGARRVIIPAAALFGGALMSLAWLSPHLGHLYVVFAVIGMLSGGSAHVPYARVISNWFDRRRGLALGLSMAGLGIGTTFMPFLAHLLIQHLGWRAAYALLGSLPILAVVPIAGLLLKEKPEDLGLWPDGVGGNEGDRRFGAEVPSSSGAPSGLSPSEALRTRTFWIMGMAFFLMSLCAIGIMIHLVPLLVDRGLSAERAALAMSIFGAALLMGRVICGVLLDRFFAPFVAVAFFSLAGVGILLLWLGVGGIIAFVAAFLIGLTMGAEIDIIAYLVSRYFGLCSFGEIYGYSLSLYLLGGIVGPFLMGVGFEKLGSYREILLVLFLMTLIASGLLTRLGTYHAEPAWGRAARA